AAAGCTCGGGGTGCTTTTCATCTCCTCCCGGAGCCGGCGTCCTCCGCATGTGGTTCGGCTATCGGGTCTCCTTTCCTCAGGAGTCCTGTATGAGCGGCGAACCGGGAAGCGTCAGCATTCGTCATTCGGCTCGCCTGTCTGGAGCGTGGATGCCGAAAGAAGGCGTTCCGCGTACCTTCCAAGCACCGGCCGATTCCCGCCCGCGCGGGTCGACCGGGAGGAAGGCATTGCGCGCATGTTGAAAACGATCACCGCAAACCGAACGACGCAAGCCGGGAAGGGGTGAAGAGCCATGTACCGCTCCGCAGACGGCGAGGAGGTTTTCGTCGTCGACGGGCACGTCCACTTCTGGGACGCAAGCCCTGCCAACCAGGCGAACAAATATGGCAAGGGCTTCATTGACTGCTTTTACGACTACCAGAGGAACCTGAGCCCGGCTGATCGGGTCTGGCCATACGAGAAGTTTCTCAAATACGACGCTGAAACCATGATCCACGACCTCTTCGTCGACGGTTACGACGACGTCGCCATCCTGCAACCCACCTACCTCGGCGATTTCTTCGTCCACGGCTTCAACACCGTCGACCGTGACGCCATCGTGAAGGACCTTCACCCGGAGCGCTTCATCCTGAATGGTGCCTTTGACCCGCGCGACGGTGAGGCGGGATTGGAGGCGCTCGAGGCGATGAAGGAGCGGTACGGCATCCGGGGTGTCAAGCTCTACACGGCGGAGTGGCGCGGAAACTCGCGCGGTTACAGGATGACCGACCCGTGGGTCTATCGATACCTGGAGAAATGCCAGGAGCTCGACATCCTCAATATCCACATCCACAAGGGCCCCACGATCTGGCCGCTCGACCGGGACGCCTTCGACGTGTCCGACGTCGACCATGTGGCGACGGACTTTCCAGGCCTCCGCTTCATCGTCGAGCACGTGGGGTTGCCGCGGATAGAGGATTTCTGCTGGATCGGAGTTCAAGAGCCCAACGTCTACGGAGGATTGGCGGTCGTCATGCCGTTTGTGCACGCCCGCCCACGCTACTTTGCCAAGGTGATCGCTGAGCTGCTCTTTTGGCTCGGTCCCGACCGGCTGATCTTCGGTTCGGACTATGCCATATGGGAGCCGAGGTGGATGATCGACAAATTCATGGACTTCCAGATGCCCGAGGATATCGCCCGGGAAACGGGTGCCGTCCTCGATCTGGCGACGAAGAAAAAGATTCTGGGCGAGAACGCGGCTCGGCTTTACGATATCGATATCGCGGCGAAACGGAACGCGCTGGCGGGCGACTCGCTCGGCCGGTCCTCCGCGGCCGGGGGATCGTAGGCCATGGCTCCATCCGGACCCAGCCTGCAGCTGGTCGAAGAGGCGCTGGCAAGGGTGCGGGACCCGGAGCTCGACGAACCCCTTGTCAAGCTCGGCTTCATCGACGGTGTCGCGGTGGACGGGGGCAGCGTGCGAGTGAGCTTCCGGCTTCCTACCTTCTGGTGCGCGCCGAATTTTGCCTTCTTGATGGCCTCTGATCTGCTGGCCGCCGCCCGCGCGGTTCCCGGGGTGGCGCGGGTGGAGGTCGAGCTGGTGGATCACGCCTTCGCCGACGAGATCAACCGTGCCATCGCGACCGGGCGGAGCTTCGAGGCGGCCTTTCCGGACGAAACGGAAGGATCGCTGGAGCAGCTGCGGGTGCGATTCCTGCGCAAAGCGTTCGTACGGCGGCAGGGCGCGCTCCTGCAGGCACTTTCGGAGGCCGGTTTCACCGAGAAGGAAGTCGCCGCGATGCGTCTATCGGACATCGACCGCCCGGAGGTCCGGCGCGCCTTGGAGCACGTGCACTCCGAGCTGGTGCGCTGCCTTGAGCTGCGCGTTCCGTTGGGGCTTCCGACGGAGCCGTCCCAGCCGCTCTTCTGCACGCCGGCGGGCGAGCCGTGGGAGCGGGGGGCGGGGCTCGAGCCCGCTCGGCCGGAGGCAGGCTTGGATGGCGGCCGCGCGTGGGCGCGCGTGCTGGAGACATCGGCTTCCCTCAATGCGGCCTGGTGCACGAGTCTCCTCCGGACCCGATACGGCCCTGCCGCAGCTCCTTTGGACAGCAGCGGTGCGAGCGGGACGTGAGGTGACCGAGGGGCGGTCGACGGTGTGTCGAAACCAGGATCCCATGAGGAGGGAGTCGGTGTGAGAGCTGTCAGAATATTCGGCTACCACGAACCGGTCCGTCTGGTCGACGTGCCCGAACCGAAGATCGAAGGCCCGTTCGATGTGATCGTCAAGATCGCCGGCGCCGGCGTCTGCCGCACCGACCTGCATATCATCGAGGGCATCTGGCGCGAGGCGCTCGGCGATCCCGAACTGCCGTACACCATCGGCCACGAGAACGCCGGATACGTCGAGGAAGTGGGCTCGGCGGTCGTCGGTCTCCAGAGGGGCGACCCGGTCATTCTGCACCCGCTGATGAGCTGCGGTTTCTGCCTGGCGTGTCGCTCCGGCAACGACATGCACTGCGTCAACTCGAAGTTCCCCGGTCTGGACGGCACCGACGGCGGTTATGCCGAGTACCTCAAGACCAGTGCCCGCTCCGTGGTCAAGCTGGCACCGGGCACCGATCCGGCACCGCTCGCGCCTTTCGCCGACGCGGGCATCACCGCCTACCACGCGGTCAAGAAGATCGCCCCGCGGTCGTTTCCGGGAAGCGTGGCGGTCGTGATCGGGGTCGGCGGCCTCGGACACTTCGCCGTCCAGCTGCTCAAGGCGATGACCACGGCCCGGGTGGTGGCGGTCGATGCGCGGGAGGAGCGCCTCGCTTTCGCCCGGGAGCTCGGCGCAGACCACTGGGTGCTGGCGGGTGAGGACGGCGGGGTGAAGGAGGTGCTCGCGTACACGGACGGCGTCGGAGCCGACGTGGTGCTCGACTTCGTGGGGGAGCACGGCACGCCCGAGAAAGCCTTGAAGATGCTGCGCAAGGGCGGTACCTACTCCATCGTCGGCTACGGCGGCGTGGTGGCGCCGACGACGCTGGACATGATCAACCGCGAGTTGAGCATCGTCGGCAACCTCGTCGGGACCTACAACGACCTCGTCGAGCTGATGGAGCTCAACCGCCAGGGGAAGGTGACCATCCGCAGCCAGATGTTCCCGCTCGGCGAGGCCCAGGCTGTCCTCGACGACCTGAACGCCGGGCGAGTCGTGGGGCGGGCGGTGCTCGTGCCGTGACAGGAAGTGCCGGGCCCGCCGGGCGGTCGCCTCCCTCGCGGCCCCCTCAGCCCGCCGCCGGCTCCCCACCCTGCGGTTCCGGCCCGGGCCTGGGCCGATCCGGCCCGAGGGCGAGGATGTAGCTGGACTCGTCCAGCTCGCCGTGCATCGCCCGCCAGCTCCGGTAGTGCGGCTCGGCCGCCGACGCCAGCGGCACCGGCTGGCCGAGCTCGCGCGCCAGGCCCAGCGCCAGCTCCAGGTCCTTGAACCGGTTGGCCACCGAGAAGCCGGGCTCGTAG
Above is a genomic segment from Bacillota bacterium containing:
- a CDS encoding amidohydrolase family protein → MYRSADGEEVFVVDGHVHFWDASPANQANKYGKGFIDCFYDYQRNLSPADRVWPYEKFLKYDAETMIHDLFVDGYDDVAILQPTYLGDFFVHGFNTVDRDAIVKDLHPERFILNGAFDPRDGEAGLEALEAMKERYGIRGVKLYTAEWRGNSRGYRMTDPWVYRYLEKCQELDILNIHIHKGPTIWPLDRDAFDVSDVDHVATDFPGLRFIVEHVGLPRIEDFCWIGVQEPNVYGGLAVVMPFVHARPRYFAKVIAELLFWLGPDRLIFGSDYAIWEPRWMIDKFMDFQMPEDIARETGAVLDLATKKKILGENAARLYDIDIAAKRNALAGDSLGRSSAAGGS
- a CDS encoding NAD(P)-dependent alcohol dehydrogenase, giving the protein MRAVRIFGYHEPVRLVDVPEPKIEGPFDVIVKIAGAGVCRTDLHIIEGIWREALGDPELPYTIGHENAGYVEEVGSAVVGLQRGDPVILHPLMSCGFCLACRSGNDMHCVNSKFPGLDGTDGGYAEYLKTSARSVVKLAPGTDPAPLAPFADAGITAYHAVKKIAPRSFPGSVAVVIGVGGLGHFAVQLLKAMTTARVVAVDAREERLAFARELGADHWVLAGEDGGVKEVLAYTDGVGADVVLDFVGEHGTPEKALKMLRKGGTYSIVGYGGVVAPTTLDMINRELSIVGNLVGTYNDLVELMELNRQGKVTIRSQMFPLGEAQAVLDDLNAGRVVGRAVLVP
- a CDS encoding iron-sulfur cluster assembly protein, with protein sequence MAPSGPSLQLVEEALARVRDPELDEPLVKLGFIDGVAVDGGSVRVSFRLPTFWCAPNFAFLMASDLLAAARAVPGVARVEVELVDHAFADEINRAIATGRSFEAAFPDETEGSLEQLRVRFLRKAFVRRQGALLQALSEAGFTEKEVAAMRLSDIDRPEVRRALEHVHSELVRCLELRVPLGLPTEPSQPLFCTPAGEPWERGAGLEPARPEAGLDGGRAWARVLETSASLNAAWCTSLLRTRYGPAAAPLDSSGASGT